The genomic region TAATCCCATTATAACATGGTTATAATTGAATACGTAAATTCTTGCTAGGTTAAGAGGCTTAAAAATGATACAATAAAATAGAGGTGGTACTCATGAAAAAAGTGATTATCATAGGGGCTGGGGTTGCTGGTTTGGCATCTGCCATCCGATTAAAAACCCTTGGATTCGATGTCGAAATCTATGAAAAAAATGAAAAAGTAGGCGGCCGCATGTTCTCTATCGAAGAACGTGGTTTTAAGTTTGATGTTGGACCCACCATCGTCATGATGCCAGACTTTTATAAAGACGTATTTACATTTTCTGGGGTCAATCCTGATGATTATATTCAAATGGTCCAAGTAGACCCACTGAATGTGATTCACTTCAGTGATGGGACATCCGTAAAAGTATCCTCTAATCTACCAAGCTTGATGGCTGAGCTAGAAAAATTCGGCATGAAAGAAACCGATGGTTACTTAGCCTATTTAGCCGATGTTTATGAAAGATACGCCATTGTTAAAGAAACTTTCTTAGAGAAAAGTTATCGAAAACCCTTAGAGTTTTTTAACCCAAAAACCTTATATAAAATATTAAAACTTAAAACGTTAAACAGCGCATACACCTCGATTTCTAAGTTTGTTAAAGACGAAAAACTCAGACAAATTCTATCCTTCCAAACACTTTATATTGGGGTATCTCCATTCTCTGGCCCATCCATTTATACCATCATCCCGATGATTGAATTGGTATATGGGGTTTGGTATATCCAGGGCGGTATGTATCAAATGGCGAAAGCGATGGAAAAACGATTCATCGAGATGGGTGGCAAAATCCGCTTCAATTCACCAGTCGAAGAAATTCTTACACTGTCTGGAAAAGTAACAGGTGTCTTGGTTGCAGGTAAGCCGATTTACTCAGACATCGTTTTGTGTAATGCAGACTTCCCATGGGCTATGAATAATTTGATTAAAGAAGATGAATTGAAAGGCAAATACACACCGAAAAAGATTGAGAAGATGAAATATGCATCCTCATCGTTCGTCATCTATTTAGGTTTAAAGAAAAAATACCCAACGTCAGTTCACGCCATTAGGTTTGCGAAAGACTTTAAGAAGAATATTGAAGAATTGGATCAAGATATCTTGCCAGATGATCCGTCATTCTATATGTATAGTCCATCACAAATTGACCCGACAGTAGCACCTGAAAATAAGGAACTGTTATACATTTTAGTGCCAGTACCTAATATGAAGAGTGGACAATTTGAGTGGGATTTTGGTATGACTGAAGCCTATAAAGACAAGATTATCGACATGGTTGAAAAAATCCCTGGCTTTGAAGACATCAAGAAGAACATCGAAGTATTAAAAATCTATTCACCAAAAACTTACGGTTATAAATTCAACCTTGAGCATGGGGCAACCTTCGGGTTAAAACCAACCCTGACTCAAAGTGTTTATTTTAGACCACAAACCAAATTTAAGACGATTGAAAACCTCTATTTTGCAGGATCGTCTAATCACCCCGGTGCAGGGGTACCTATCGTGCTAGCCAGTGCTAAATTGGCTGTAAATGACATATTAAAGGACCATACAACCCATGAATAATATCATTGAGTTTATTTCAACTCATTTATACCTCGTTTGGATTTACCTTAGTTTTACTACAATCCTCATTTTGATTCAAATTACCAGACCTTATAGAGACGATCGTCGCTGTAAGAAAATCATCCAAAAAAACTCACTTACCTTCTACAAAGCATTCTCAAAAGTTGGCGATAAACACAAACGTAAAGCGATATATGCTGTTTACGCTTTTTGTCGCTACGCCGATGACTTGGTGGATGAGTATCAGGATGAAAATAAGTTGAATAAACTAGAAAAGGAACTCACCAACTATATCAATAAAAAAAGAACACCTAACTTTATGTGGCGCGCTTTGAAAAGACATACCAAAGATGTCTATCAAGAACACCATTTTAAAGCTTTTTACGACATGATTGAAGGTCAACGCATGGATTTACATTTTGTCGGTTATGAAACATTAGATGACTTGTTAAAGTACTGTTATCATGTCGCAGGGACCGTCGGACTCATGTTAAATCCGATATTGGCAGGGACAGATGAACCTAAACTATATCCGTTCGCAGTTCACTTGGGTCACGCGATGCAAATTACAAACATTTTAAGAGACATCGGAGAAGACTATCAACAAGGCCGTATTTATCTTCCAAGAGAGTTGATGCGTGAAGCAAACTACTCACTAAATGACCTAGAAAATGGTAAAATCAATAACGGATTGGTCGTCTTGATTGAAAAACTAGCGAAAGTCGCAGAAAAGTACTTCGATGAAGCGTTAAAAGACATCGGTATGTACCCTAAAGATACAGCAAAACCATTGGGGCTATCCATTGTATTTTATAGAGCTATTTTGGATGCGATACGTGACAATGGTTATGACGTTTTTAGAAAACGAGCGGTTGTTACAGAAGCTAAGAAAGAACAAATCATGAAGGCCTTTATCAAAAACATGCCTAAGGGCTAAGGAGATTATATATGAACATTTGGGGTTTAGTATTATCTTACATTTTGGTATTTTTAATCATTGGTATTTCTACGGTTTTACAAAAAGCAAAAGTCCTAGATGACGAAGGCGCACGTAAGTTCATTCACATTGGGGTATCCAATTGGTGGATTCTTGCGTGGGTATTTTTCCAAGGTGAAAATGCACTTTGGTTCGCGATTGTGCCACCAATCACATTCATCCTATTAAACTATTATTCCTATAAAACAAATTTGATCAAATCCATGGAACGCAGTGGCAATGGTAACTTAGGTACCGTCTACTTTCCAATCTCATTATTGATTTTAGTCATCTTTACCTTTGGTGTCATTAACCGTCCTGAAATTGGTGCGGTAGGGATTCTCGTATTGGGTTACGGGGACGGCTTAGCAGCGGTCATCGGTAAGGCTTATGGTAAACGTAAACTGGTAGATAACAAATCCTTAGAAGGCTCATTAACCATGTTACTTGCAAGCTTCATAGTGATCTTGATTGTGCTACTCATAGCGGGTACCGCTTTGGTCACCACATTGATTGTTGCAGTCGTGGTATCACTATTGTCAACTGTGATTGAATTATACACACCGAAGGGATTAGATAATCTCTCCGTTCCGCTATTTTCTAGCTTATTAGTCTACGTGTTATTATTGCTCATCTAACCACGGAGGTTCCTATGGCAATTCAATTTTTAATCGGGCTTTTACTCAGCTTTGTGGTTGCGTTCTTAGCCTATAAAAAACATTCACTGAATCAATCAGGCTTCATTACTGCAACGCTATTAGGAACCATCATTTATGGGTTTGGAACGTATGTTGTATGGAGTGCTTTGATCCTGTTTTTCATCTCTTCATCTTTACTAACCAAACTACACGAGAAAAAAGTTAAAGACGCATCGTCTGGTAGAAACTATATTCAGGTGTTGTCTAACGGATTTGTCGCAGCACTATTCTCGATATTCTTTTATGTCACTAAGAATGAACTTTTTATGGTAGCAGCAATCATTTCCATCGCTTCTTGTAATTCAGATACGTGGGCGAGTGAAATTGGTGTTTTATCCAAAGGTAAAACCTATTCTATACTGACATTCAAAGAAGTTCAAAAAGGGGTTTCTGGTGGCGTTTCTCGATTGGGCACACTCGCGTCTTTTCTAGGATCGCTATTCATCGGGATCAGTTTCCTATTACTCTATTGGTCTTCACCACTGTTTAGTACTACTAAGATATGGATGTACTTCAGCGTGATTACATTGGGTGGCTTTATTGGTTGCTTGGTGGATTCATACATGGGGATTTTGCTTCAGGCTAAGTATAAAGGTGAGAAAACTGGTAAGTATACCGAAAAAGCCTTCTTAGAAAATGAAAAAGTCATTTTAACCAGTGGGCTTGCATGGATCACCAACGACGCTGTAAACTTTATCAGTGGGTTTGTATCTACAGCTGTATCGATGTTAGTCTTAATATTTTAAATAAAAATACACTAAAAACACGACTTTTAAGGTCGTGTTTTTGCTTAATGAGAATGTAAGATACTTTCATCTTTTTTAGGCTTGAACCTTTGAATTGAAATCCGTATACTAGTTGTAGGGAGTGATACTATGCATCAACCAATATTTGGCGGTTGGATTGAAGTGGTCTGCGGACCAATGTTTGCGGGAAAAACAGAAGAAATCATCAGACGTATTCGTCGTTTAGAATACGCTAAGAAAAATGTCTTGGTTTTCAAACCAACCATAGACAATCGTTATTCAGAATCGGAAATAGTGTCACACAACAAAACCAAAGCGAAATCCATCAACATTAACAAAGCCATTGAAATTCTAGACTATGTTAAAGAAGGTGTAGACGCCGTTGTTATTGATGAAGCACAATTCTTAGATAATGACGTGATTTGGGTATCAGAAGTATTGGCTGATCGCGGTATTCGTGTCATCATTGGTGGACTAGACCGTGATTTTAGAGGGGAACCGTTCGGTCCGATGCCTCAATTGTTAGCCATCGCAGAATTCGTCCAAAAACTCACCGCTGTTTGTGTGGTTTCAGGACAACCAGCCACACGTACTCAACGCTTAATCAATGGTAAACCAGCCTCATTCGATGACCCGATTGTACTTGTGGGTGCCTCTGAAGCCTATGAACCAAGAAGTCGCGATTGTCATGAAGTTAAGAACAAACCCAACAAGTTATGATTAAAGACGATGCCTATTTCATGGCGATTGCTTTAAAAGAAGCGAAAAAAGCAGCCCTTCACGATGAAGTCCCTGTAGGAGCAGTCATCGTTTTAGGTGACAAAGTGATTTCAAAAGCTTATAATAAAAGGGTCGAAAAAGAACAAACCCATGCCCATGCAGAAATGTTGGCTATCCAAAAAGCGAACAAGAAGC from Paracholeplasma manati harbors:
- a CDS encoding phytoene/squalene synthase family protein, encoding MNNIIEFISTHLYLVWIYLSFTTILILIQITRPYRDDRRCKKIIQKNSLTFYKAFSKVGDKHKRKAIYAVYAFCRYADDLVDEYQDENKLNKLEKELTNYINKKRTPNFMWRALKRHTKDVYQEHHFKAFYDMIEGQRMDLHFVGYETLDDLLKYCYHVAGTVGLMLNPILAGTDEPKLYPFAVHLGHAMQITNILRDIGEDYQQGRIYLPRELMREANYSLNDLENGKINNGLVVLIEKLAKVAEKYFDEALKDIGMYPKDTAKPLGLSIVFYRAILDAIRDNGYDVFRKRAVVTEAKKEQIMKAFIKNMPKG
- a CDS encoding phytoene desaturase family protein, with protein sequence MKKVIIIGAGVAGLASAIRLKTLGFDVEIYEKNEKVGGRMFSIEERGFKFDVGPTIVMMPDFYKDVFTFSGVNPDDYIQMVQVDPLNVIHFSDGTSVKVSSNLPSLMAELEKFGMKETDGYLAYLADVYERYAIVKETFLEKSYRKPLEFFNPKTLYKILKLKTLNSAYTSISKFVKDEKLRQILSFQTLYIGVSPFSGPSIYTIIPMIELVYGVWYIQGGMYQMAKAMEKRFIEMGGKIRFNSPVEEILTLSGKVTGVLVAGKPIYSDIVLCNADFPWAMNNLIKEDELKGKYTPKKIEKMKYASSSFVIYLGLKKKYPTSVHAIRFAKDFKKNIEELDQDILPDDPSFYMYSPSQIDPTVAPENKELLYILVPVPNMKSGQFEWDFGMTEAYKDKIIDMVEKIPGFEDIKKNIEVLKIYSPKTYGYKFNLEHGATFGLKPTLTQSVYFRPQTKFKTIENLYFAGSSNHPGAGVPIVLASAKLAVNDILKDHTTHE
- a CDS encoding diacylglycerol/polyprenol kinase family protein, whose translation is MNIWGLVLSYILVFLIIGISTVLQKAKVLDDEGARKFIHIGVSNWWILAWVFFQGENALWFAIVPPITFILLNYYSYKTNLIKSMERSGNGNLGTVYFPISLLILVIFTFGVINRPEIGAVGILVLGYGDGLAAVIGKAYGKRKLVDNKSLEGSLTMLLASFIVILIVLLIAGTALVTTLIVAVVVSLLSTVIELYTPKGLDNLSVPLFSSLLVYVLLLLI
- a CDS encoding thymidine kinase, which codes for MHQPIFGGWIEVVCGPMFAGKTEEIIRRIRRLEYAKKNVLVFKPTIDNRYSESEIVSHNKTKAKSININKAIEILDYVKEGVDAVVIDEAQFLDNDVIWVSEVLADRGIRVIIGGLDRDFRGEPFGPMPQLLAIAEFVQKLTAVCVVSGQPATRTQRLINGKPASFDDPIVLVGASEAYEPRSRDCHEVKNKPNKL
- a CDS encoding DUF92 domain-containing protein, translated to MAIQFLIGLLLSFVVAFLAYKKHSLNQSGFITATLLGTIIYGFGTYVVWSALILFFISSSLLTKLHEKKVKDASSGRNYIQVLSNGFVAALFSIFFYVTKNELFMVAAIISIASCNSDTWASEIGVLSKGKTYSILTFKEVQKGVSGGVSRLGTLASFLGSLFIGISFLLLYWSSPLFSTTKIWMYFSVITLGGFIGCLVDSYMGILLQAKYKGEKTGKYTEKAFLENEKVILTSGLAWITNDAVNFISGFVSTAVSMLVLIF